In the Cydia fagiglandana chromosome 14, ilCydFagi1.1, whole genome shotgun sequence genome, one interval contains:
- the LOC134670623 gene encoding uncharacterized protein LOC134670623: MLFKIICNYNQVRHDENERLLEKKRILDEIIQATAGVDDENVRETIQKLASELKNVIDNNASESSYLEKVSTMTGASIRTLRTIKKEGSINQGQWNTPGKKRPRPPTVSNLDNFDVSAIRNKINEFYCVKKQVPTLRALHADLKESIGFSGCCETLRKILHENGFEFKKNKEERSILMEKFEISGWRQRFLRAIHKKREEGKNIVYLDETYVHQNYRPKKSWQGPSTSGLVEKISSGKRHIIVHAGSEQGFVPNALLVFSTKSKAADYHDDMNSSNFLKWLREMLIPNLTEPSVIVMDNASYHVTQINKPPTMHSLKADIQKWLRENNIPYEECFKKEELMCLVEENKIGPIYAAEELLKQHGHEVLKLPPYHCDLNAIELIWSLTKRKIASRNVGLPGSDTENLIRECFAMITPEDWKKSTDHVINVERKYKSKDNITDTELAPFIIEVRESDNDSDSSLSGIEFLESDFDYDS, from the exons ATGTTATTTAAGATAATCTGTAACTATAATCAAGTTCGACACGACGAAAATGAGAGATTACTAGAAAAGAAGCGAATATTGGACGAAATCATTCAGGCGACCG cgGGCGTAGATGACGAAAATGTTAGAGAAACTATTCAAAAGCTAGCAAGCGAACTGAAGAATGTTATTGATAATAACGCATCAGAATCAAGTTATTTAGAGAAAGTGTCTACTATGACag gtgcAAGCATTCGTACACTACGCACAATTAAAAAAGAGGGTTCTATTAACCAAGGCCAATGGAATACGCCAGGGAAAAAACGACCCCGGCCACCAACTGTGTCAAATTTAGACAATTTTGATGTGTCAGCCAtccgtaataaaattaatgagttTTATTGCGTCAAAAAGCAGGTACCTACTCTAAGAGCCTTACATGCGGATTTGAAAGAATCTATAGGATTCTCAGGATGTTGTGAAACACTGAGGAAAATACTACACGAGAACGGatttgagtttaaaaaaaataaagaagagCGCTCCATCCTCATGGAAAAGTTTGAAATATCTGGGTGGAGGCAAAGGTTTCTTAGAGCTATACATAAAAAACGGgaagaaggaaaaaatattgtgtatctTGATGAGACATATGTCCATCAAAATTACAGACCGAAGAAGTCATGGCAAGGGCCTTCAACTTCCGGTTTAGTTGAAAAAATTTCCTCGGGTAAGCGGCATATTATAGTGCATGCTGGATCAGAGCAAGGATTTGTGCCCAATGCTTTGCTTGTTTTTAGCACAAAATCCAAAGCAGCTGACTATCATGATGACATGAACAGTTCTAATTTTTTAAAGTGGCTACGAGAAATGTTAATCCCAAATTTGACTGAGCCCAGTGTAATTGTTATGGACAATGCCAGTTACCAtgtaacacaaataaataagcCTCCAACCATGCACAGCTTAAAGGCTGATATTCAAAAATGGCTAAGGGAAAATAATATCCCATATGAAGAGTGTTTCAAAAAGGAGGAATTGATGTGCCTCGTTGAGGAAAATAAAATTGGTCCCATATATGCAGCAGAGGAGTTATTGAAGCAGCATGGGCATGAGGTCCTTAAATTGCCTCCATACCATTGCGATCTAAACGCTATTGAGTTGATATGGAGCCTCACAAAGCGAAAAATAGCCAGCAGAAATGTGGGGCTACCGGGTTCAGATACGGAAAACTTGATCCGAGAATGTTTTGCAATGATTACCCCGGAAGattggaaaaaaagtacagacCATGTAATAAATGTGGAACGAAAATACAAGTCTAAGGACAACATTACAGACACTGAACTAGCTCCATTCATAATAGAAGTTCGGGAAAGTGACAATGACAGTGATAGTTCTCTGTCAGGAATTGAATTTCTTGAATCCGATTTCGATTATgattcttaa